In Lepus europaeus isolate LE1 chromosome 23, mLepTim1.pri, whole genome shotgun sequence, a single genomic region encodes these proteins:
- the SDS gene encoding L-serine dehydratase/L-threonine deaminase, translating into MPLGEPLHVKTPLRDSMALSMVAGTSVYLKMDSSQPSGSFKIRGIGHLCKTWAEQGCEHFVCSSAGNAGMATAYAARRLGVPATIVVPSTTPALTTERLKNEGAVVRVVGETLDEAFELAKALAQNNPGWVYIPPFDHPLIWEGHASIVKELKETLGAKPGAIALSVGGGGLLCGVVRGLQEVGWGDVPIIAMETVGAHSFHAATAAGRLVSLPEITSVAKALGVKTVGAQALKLAQEHPIFSEVVSDQEAVAAIEKFVDDEKILVEPACGAALAAVYSHVVKKLQREGKLPAPLPSLVVIVCGGSNISLAQLRALKAQLGMKDGLPE; encoded by the exons ATGCCACTCGGGGAGCCCCTGCACGTGAAGACCCCACTCCGGGACAGCATGGCCCTGTCCATGGTGGCCGGCACCAGCGTCTACCTCAAGATGGACAGCTCCCAGCCCTCCGGCTCCTTCAAGATCCGGGGTATCGGGCACCTCTGCAAGACG TGGGCCGAGCAAGGCTGCGAGCATTTCGTCTGCTCCTCGG CCGGCAACGCAGGCATGGCCACGGCCTATGCCGCCCGGAGGCTGGGCGTCCCCGCCACCATCGTCGTGCCCAGCACCACGCCTGCCCTCACCACGGAGAGGCTGAAGAATGAAGGCGCCGTGGTCAGGGTGGTGGGCGAG ACACTGGACGAGGCCTTCGAGCTGGCCAAGGCCTTGGCGCAGAACAACCCAGGCTGGGTCTACATCCCGCCCTTTGATCACCCCCTCATCTG GGAAGGCCACGCCTCCATCGTGAAGGAGCTGAAGGAGACGCTGGGTGCTAAGCCCGGGGCTATCGCGCTGTCGGTGGGAGGCGGGGGCCTGCTGTGCGGAGTGGTCCGGGGCCTCcaggaggtgggctggggggACGTGCCCATCATCGCCATGGAGACCGTCGGCGCCCACAGCTTCCACGCCGCCACGGCTGCTGGCAGGCTGGTCTCCCTGCCCGAGATTACCAG TGTTGCCAAGGCCCTGGGGGTGAAGACggtgggggcccaggccctgAAGCTGGCTCAGGAGCACCCTATTTTCTCGGAGGTTGTCTCGGACCAGGAGGCGGTGGCCGCCATCGAGAAGTTTGTGG ACGACGAGAAGATCCTGGTGGAGCCGGCGTGTGGGGCAGCCCTGGCCGCAGTCTACAGCCACGTGGTGAAGAAGCTGCAGCGGGAGGGGAAGCTGCCAGCACCCCTGCCCTCGCTCGTGGTCATCGTCTGTGGGGGCAGcaacatcagcctggcccagctgcgggCCCTCAAGGCCCAGCTGGGCATGAAGGATGGGCTGCCGGAGTGA
- the SDSL gene encoding LOW QUALITY PROTEIN: serine dehydratase-like (The sequence of the model RefSeq protein was modified relative to this genomic sequence to represent the inferred CDS: inserted 1 base in 1 codon), whose amino-acid sequence MHESRAEALSWSGPPSSSVFALSPRVGHCSFNTGGGAKATGSQAVPVPPVGSLQRGWQGPRWSGDYQAGSLGVGGGGMESHGKTEPFHVATPLLESWALSQAAGTAVFLKCENVQPAGSFKIRGIGYFCQEMVKKGYRHLVCSSGGNAGIAAAYVARKLGVPATIVLPEGTSPQVVRRLEGEGAEVQLAGKVWDEANVRAQELAKRDGWVNVHPFDHPLIWEGNASLVRELKAALGTPPAALVLAVGGGGLLLGVVTGLVEVGWQHVPIIAMETRGAHCLNAATKAGKLVTLPDITSVAKSLGAKTVAARALECARECEILSEVVEDAEAVSAAQRFLDDERMLVEPACGAALAAVYSGLLGRLRAEGRLRPAXAPVVVIVCGGNNINSRELQALRTQLGQS is encoded by the exons ATGCATGAGTCACGGGCAGAGGCCCTGAGCTGGTCTGGacccccttcctcctctgtctTTGCCTTGAGCCCTAGAGTTGGGCACTGTTCCTTTAACACGGGAGGAGGGGCCAAGGCAACCGGAAGCCAGGCAGTGCCCGTGCCCCCAGTGGGCAGCCTGCAGCGGGGCTGGCAGGGGCCGAGGTGGTCCGGGGACTATCAGGCAGGGAG CCTTGGGGTTGGTGGCGGCGGTATGGAGAGCCACGGCAAGACGGAGCCCTTCCACGTGGCCACGCCTCTGCTGGAGAGCTGGGCGCTGTCCCAGGCGGCGGGCACCGCTGTCTTCCTCAAGTGCGAGAACGTGCAGCCCGCCGGCTCCTTCAAAATCCGGGGCATCGGGTACTTCTGCCAGGag atggtcaaGAAGGGATACAGACACCTGGTGTGCTCCTCAG GGGGCAACGCAGGCATCGCCGCCGCCTACGTGGCCCGGAAGCTGGGCGTCCCCGCCACCATTGTGCTGCCGGAGGGCACCTCCCCGCAGGTGGTGAGAAGGCTGGAGGGCGAAGGGGCCGAGGTTCAGCTGGCGGGAAAG GTCTGGGATGAGGCTAATGTGAGGGCACAGGAGTTAGCCAAGAGGGATGGCTGGGTGAATGTCCACCCGTTTGACCACCCCCTGATATG ggaagGCAACGCCAGCCTGGTGCGGGAGCTGAAGGCAGCCCTGGGAACCCCGCCAGCGGCCCTGGTGCtggctgtggggggtgggggactcCTGCTCGGGGTGGTGACTGGTCTGGTGGAGGTGGGCTGGCAGCACGTGCCCATCATCGCCATGGAAACCCGTGGGGCGCACTGTCTCAATGCGGCCACAAAGGCAGGCAAGCTGGTCACACTGCCAGACATCACCAG CGTGGCCAAGAGCCTGGGTGCCAAGACGGTGGCCGCCCGGGCCCTGGAGTGTGCCCGGGAGTGCGAGATCCTCTCTGAGGTGGTGGAGGATGCCGAGGCTGTGTCTGCGGCGCAGCGGTTCCTGG ATGATGAACGGATGCTGGTGGAGCCCGCCTGCGGGGCAGCCTTGGCCGCCGTCTACTCCGGCCTCCTGGGGAGACTCCGGGCTGAAGGCCGCCTGCGCCCTG CGGCTCCAGTTGTGGTCATCGTGTGTGGAGGCAACAACATTAACAGCCGGGAGCTGCAGGCTCTGAGAAcacagctgggccagagctga